From Electrophorus electricus isolate fEleEle1 chromosome 8, fEleEle1.pri, whole genome shotgun sequence, the proteins below share one genomic window:
- the LOC113569051 gene encoding major histocompatibility complex class I-related gene protein-like, translated as MKRLMCLCCVSVLPYLCSTDSHSLYVFSMFIFGKTPFPEFSAVVMLDDVQMLYYDSDVKKLIYRDYKPAHEDTLQKDLILIFDHQYRSMKNWVLVLAKHYNVTHGVNVQQRLAGCELFDKDSPGMLRSWEAFNGVGQGELLFNSQLNTLTLPALFTNLWDTFKKNHVQWLYANVYSPVCIKALKDLLHENRNQIRRKVKPRVRLLQKAPTHSGGALLTCLATGFYPRHINLTMLRDGQPVTEERVIGGEVLPNGDGTYQMRKRLEVSAEEMREKHNYTCAVMHLSLDNKIDISMEIRLPVDASTMTVVVMVLGLVVVCVIVPVTVFLVYRRKRNGAKKSPLVTYTSVCSNVQSEASSDTTTTN; from the exons ATGAAGAGGCTaatgtgtttatgctgtgtttcTGTTCTACCGTACCTCTGCAGTACAG ATTCACATTCTCTGTATGTATTTTCAATGTTCATCTTTGGAAAAACACCGTTCCCAGAGTTCAGTGCAGTGGTGATGCTGGATGATGTTCAGATGTTGTATTATGACTCGGATGTAAAGAAGTTAATCTACAGAGACTACAAACCTGCCCATGAAGATACATTACAGAAagatttaatattaatatttgatcACCAGTATAGAAGCATGAAAAACTGGGTTTTGGTTTTGGCAAAACACTACAATGTTACACATG GAGTTAATGTTCAGCAGAGACTGGCAGGATGTGAGCTGTTTGATAAGGACTCGCCAGGAATGCTGCGGTCATGGGAAGCTTTCAACGGAGTCGGACAAGGAGAGTTACTCTTTAACTCACAGCTCAACACCCTCACGCTTCCAGCATTGTTCACAAATCTGTGGGACACGTTTAAAAAGAATCATGTTCAGTGGCTGTATGCAAATGTTTACAGCCCTGTCTGCATCAAAGCACTGAAGGACTTGCTGCATGAGAACAGAAATCAAATCAGGAGGAAAG TAAAGCCCAGAGTCAGGCTCCTCCAGAAGGCTCCTACACACTCTGGAGGGGCCTTGCTGACCTGCCTGGCCACTGGCTTCTACCCGCGTCACATCAACCTGACCATGCTGAGAGACGGCCAACCCGTGACTGAGGAGCGTGTGATTGGAGGGGAGGTGCTGCCTAACGGAGACGGGACCTACCAGATGAGGAAGAGGCTGGAGGTCAGTGCAGAGGAGATGCGAGAGAAACACAACTACACCTGCGCGGTCATGCACCTCAGCCTGGACAACAAGATTGACATCAGCATGG AAATCAGGCTCCCTGTAGACGCGTCCACCATGACTGTGGTGGTTATGGTGCTTGGgctggtggttgtgtgtgtgattgttccTGTCACTGTTTTCCTCGTATACCGCAGGAAACGCAACG gAGCAAAGAAATCCCCTCTGGTCACTTACACTTCTGTGTGCA gCAATGTTCAGAGTGAGGCATCTTCAGACACTACCACTACAAACTAG